The Argopecten irradians isolate NY chromosome 4, Ai_NY, whole genome shotgun sequence genome has a window encoding:
- the LOC138320926 gene encoding kelch-like protein 24: MMASNSTKSKMSSSSKKTFIETLIAGISENSQDDSMTDVDIIVEGEKFPCHRLILATMSPYFKAMFHSGMVETRERSIEIPGISKSAFKEVRASMYGSEYVVTVENAMELLHASALFQIISLQEACEEFLAKEMDMENCLTLFKVARSCNCKLLLERCRPFVMEGFNGLWKSEEFQTLDLEDLESIVRDDDLVPVDEEQICEATIKWVESDLRNRKQHLGRLFRHIRLVNVSPEYLLEELYNSELIVNDENCKRYLDEVRDYHMLPARRQEFATGRFHLRNSDDFEEVLLVLTDYDMERSGSLYQDGKCLWAYSHHQGRWYTLAPIPLQQNPGTGFRVVSFRNDLYLTGGDANLKNLLKYDSDLNEWVSCETTMKRGRFNHMTAAVRESVYVLGGYNSKMGEGNHVQGSIEEYNVNTRRWRTMGELNVNVHSAASFVVGERIYILGGEQEDGSTFDGIQIFDTRQRETKVESGLLKGLSQPCQVITVDYKVLIITATGEVYDFRYNKMKLSLVKRLLQDCLPILGVGHFRGLIMLLSAAKDKPLIFSKLFKVELRSSPTRLDIVSPKNNAKPKPIHACLRSIVNKQFMYHTYFR, translated from the coding sequence ATGATGGCGAGCAACTCCACCAAAAGCAAGATGAGTAGTAGCTCTAAAAAGACATTCATTGAGACCCTTATCGCTGGAATATCAGAGAATAGCCAGGATGACTCTATGACAGATGTGGATATCATTGTGGAGGGTGAAAAGTTCCCCTGCCACAGACTAATCCTCGCTACTATGTCCCCCTACTTCAAGGCTATGTTCCACTCAGGAATGGTGGAAACACGTGAAAGGTCTATAGAAATTCCAGGTATTTCTAAATCAGCATTTAAAGAGGTCAGAGCAAGTATGTATGGAAGTGAATACGTGGTCACAGTTGAGAACGCTATGGAACTTCTCCACGCCTCAGCTCTGTTTCAGATCATATCTCTACAGGAAGCATGTGAGGAGTTCCTTGCCAAGGAGATGGACATGGAAAACTGTCTGACTCTATTTAAGGTCGCAAGGTCGTGTAACTGTAAACTTCTGCTGGAGAGATGTAGACCCTTTGTTATGGAAGGTTTTAATGGGCTGTGGAAATCCGAAGAATTTCAGACTTTAGATTTAGAAGATTTAGAAAGTATTGTTCGTGACGACGATCTTGTTCCTGTTGACGAAGAGCAAATTTGTGAAGCCACAATCAAGTGGGTGGAGTCAGATCTCAGGAACCGGAAACAGCATCTGGGAAGGTTGTTTAGACACATTAGACTTGTAAATGTTAGTCCCGAGTACCTATTGGAGGAGTTATACAATTCAGAACTTATAGTAAATGATGAAAATTGTAAGCGTTACCTGGATGAGGTACGAGACTACCATATGCTGCCAGCCAGACGACAGGAATTTGCTACCGGTAGGTTCCATCTTAGGAATAGTGATGACTTTGAAGAAGTTTTACTGGTACTGACAGATTATGACATGGAAAGATCCGGATCCTTGTATCAGGATGGGAAATGTCTATGGGCTTATAGTCACCATCAGGGACGTTGGTACACACTTGCTCCCATTCCACTACAGCAAAACCCGGGCACAGGATTCCGTGTGGTGTCATTTCGAAATGACTTGTATCTTACTGGGGGTGATGCAAATCTAAAGAATTTGCTCAAATATGACTCGGACCTTAATGAATGGGTTTCGTGTGAAACCACCATGAAGCGTGGACGCTTCAACCACATGACGGCAGCTGTGAGGGAAAGTGTTTATGTTCTAGGTGGATACAATTCCAAGATGGGAGAGGGAAACCATGTTCAGGGATCGATCGAGGAGTACAACGTGAACACCCGTCGCTGGAGGACGATGGGTGAACTTAATGTCAATGTGCATTCTGCAGCTTCATTCGTAGTTGGGGAAAGAATTTATATCCTTGGCGGAGAACAGGAAGATGGGTCAACGTTTGATGGTATCCAGATATTTGATACACGGCAGCGAGAAACGAAAGTTGAATCAGGACTCCTGAAGGGTTTGTCGCAGCCCTGTCAGGTCATTACTGTGGATTACAAAGTCCTAATCATTACAGCTACTGGTGAGGTGTATGACTTTCGATACAATAAAATGAAGTTGAGTCTGGTGAAGCGCCTTCTTCAAGACTGTTTACCCATTCTCGGAGTTGGCCATTTCAGAGGCCTTATTATGTTGTTGTCTGCTGCCAAAGACAAGCCTTTGATCTTCTCCAAGCTGTTTAAGGTAGAGCTGAGGTCTTCTCCTACTCGACTTGATATCGTGTCTCCCAAAAATAACGCCAAACCCAAACCTATCCACGCCTGTCTCCGCAGTATCGTCAACAAACAGTTCATGTATCACACTTACTTCCGGTAA
- the LOC138320927 gene encoding ovomucoid-like, whose protein sequence is MLLKVLIVSCLLLAVSAEPPVIGSELCHSIEAKDCSVYENELVCGSDHRTYMNSCEFAKGICHHNGHSLHAVHYGPC, encoded by the exons ATGTTGCTCAAAGTACTCATCGTCTCTTGTCTGCTTCTGG CTGTTAGTGCGGAGCCGCCAGTGATTGGCAGTGAGCTGTGCCATTCTATAGAAGCCAAAGACTGCTCTGTGTATGAAAATGAACTGGTCTGTGGCTCTGACCACAGGACATACATGAACAG TTGTGAATTCGCCAAGGGTATCTGTCATCACAATGGACACAGTCTGCACGCCGTGCACTATGGGCCCTGTTAG